In Musa acuminata AAA Group cultivar baxijiao chromosome BXJ3-9, Cavendish_Baxijiao_AAA, whole genome shotgun sequence, a single genomic region encodes these proteins:
- the LOC135650055 gene encoding auxin-responsive protein SAUR32-like, producing MMQEEKRMKVKKGSVTVRVGLEGEEGGFRKFVTPISYLHHPLFQRLLESAQEVYGFYSSGPLKLPCSVDDFLHLRWRIERESHHSHGHHRQSLHSC from the coding sequence ATGATGCAAGAGGAGAAGAGGATGAAGGTGAAGAAGGGATCGGTCACCGTGAGAGTCGGCCTCGAAGGCGAAGAAGGCGGCTTCCGGAAGTTCGTGACCCCCATCTCCTACCTCCACCATCCCCTCTTCCAGAGGCTCCTCGAGTCGGCACAGGAGGTGTACGGTTTCTACTCCTCGGGGCCGCTGAAGCTGCCTTGCTCCGTCGACGACTTCCTCCACCTCCGCTGGCGCATCGAGAGGGAGTCGCACCACTCGCATGGCCACCACCGCCAGTCTTTGCATTCATGCTGA